One Methanohalophilus mahii DSM 5219 genomic window carries:
- a CDS encoding PLD nuclease N-terminal domain-containing protein, which produces MFDMIAMPFFNIILLFGIGIFGTLFWIWMLIDCITKETDRSNERLIWIIVIVFTHLLGAILYFILRKNKRNR; this is translated from the coding sequence ATGTTTGACATGATAGCAATGCCTTTCTTTAATATCATCCTTCTTTTTGGAATAGGAATATTCGGGACATTATTCTGGATATGGATGCTTATAGATTGCATCACAAAGGAAACAGACAGAAGCAATGAGAGACTGATCTGGATAATAGTTATTGTATTTACCCATTTACTGGGAGCCATACTATACTTTATCCTCAGGAAGAATAAACGCAACCGATAA
- a CDS encoding ABC transporter permease, whose product MVNPKQAFKIALGSIRSAKLRSLLTTLGIVIGVAAVIANVSLGASFNQFFTDEIGAVGSNFIIVESKEPGILGKEEKSLISNLQEVDGISPINSQTATVSYQSSRRHVGIMGVTEDYPEVANLQLAEGNFLIDKDSYAAVIGSEVAEEIFDRPVGNKNSIDVTFTKSNGESVSHRFVVKGILQSPDTQLVQSGIEPDNRIFIPIATMNSMLGENHYDSFFIKAKSMEVVEQTSEEIDGKLGRQFGIDSREMNNDNAKPYFIMDQVEILEQTKQLSDSLGALLTAVALISLVVGSIGIMNIMLVTVTERTQEIGLMKSLGYTNTSILNLFIVEAMIVGLFGGIAGTLMGMAGAYIAESFMNLPVAFPLSKIAAGFIISVFVGLVAGVYPANKAAKMNPTDALRNE is encoded by the coding sequence ATGGTAAATCCCAAACAGGCATTCAAGATAGCCCTTGGGAGCATACGCAGTGCAAAACTGCGTTCCCTCCTGACTACCCTGGGAATTGTAATAGGAGTGGCAGCAGTAATTGCCAATGTGTCACTTGGTGCCAGTTTCAACCAGTTTTTTACTGATGAGATCGGAGCCGTAGGTTCAAATTTCATTATAGTAGAAAGTAAGGAACCGGGTATTCTTGGCAAGGAAGAAAAGAGCCTTATTTCCAATCTGCAGGAAGTTGACGGAATCTCACCTATAAATAGTCAGACTGCGACTGTCAGTTACCAATCATCCCGGCGGCATGTAGGTATAATGGGGGTGACAGAAGATTACCCCGAAGTGGCAAACCTGCAGCTGGCTGAAGGAAATTTCCTGATAGATAAAGACAGCTATGCTGCAGTGATTGGCTCTGAAGTTGCAGAAGAAATCTTTGACAGGCCCGTGGGGAATAAGAATTCAATAGATGTGACTTTCACCAAAAGCAATGGAGAAAGTGTCAGCCACAGGTTTGTTGTAAAAGGAATACTCCAGAGCCCTGATACTCAACTGGTACAATCGGGCATAGAACCAGACAATAGAATATTCATACCGATTGCCACAATGAATTCCATGCTTGGGGAAAATCATTATGATTCATTTTTCATAAAGGCAAAAAGTATGGAGGTAGTTGAGCAAACATCAGAGGAGATTGATGGGAAACTGGGACGCCAGTTCGGCATAGACTCAAGGGAAATGAATAATGACAACGCTAAACCATATTTCATAATGGATCAGGTGGAAATCCTGGAACAAACAAAGCAACTATCTGATTCTCTGGGGGCACTGCTAACTGCTGTCGCCCTGATATCTCTTGTAGTTGGATCAATCGGAATAATGAATATTATGCTTGTCACAGTGACTGAAAGAACACAGGAAATCGGTTTGATGAAATCGCTGGGATATACCAATACAAGTATACTGAATCTATTTATCGTAGAGGCAATGATAGTGGGACTTTTCGGAGGGATTGCAGGGACTTTGATGGGAATGGCAGGTGCCTATATAGCTGAAAGTTTCATGAATTTGCCGGTAGCATTCCCGTTATCCAAAATCGCAGCCGGTTTTATAATTTCAGTCTTTGTAGGGCTTGTAGCAGGGGTATATCCCGCCAACAAGGCTGCAAAGATGAATCCGACAGATGCTTTAAGAAACGAATGA